The sequence gaaagttacttAGTAATAtctaaattcatttattttctaaaatatcaTTTACATACTTTAATGAAACATGTATGCTTTGTGCTTACATGGTTATACAACTCATATAGAGtctgttagttgtcccacatcggttagataaaattcatgagagttgcatatatggatttggacaatcctcccctcttgagctagcttttggggttgagttagatcCAAGTTCCGATCTTAAAATTGTATCAGAGCTCAAGTTCTACCATTATGTGTTGGATTGCCCATAGTTGGGACATCCGTTCTACCCataattgggtcatttgtaaacttcacgctccagatgttcattttTGGGAGTGATGGGTGTGTGTTatttgtcccacatcggttagataaaattcctgagagttgcatatacgaacttggacaatcctcctctcttgagctagcttttggggttgagttaagtTTNATGTGTTGGATTGCCCATAGTTGGGACATCCGTTCTACCCATAATtaggtcatttgtaaacttcacgctccagatgttcatttcTGGACGTGATGGGGTGTGTtaattgtcccacatcggttagataaaatTTCTGAGAGTTGCATATACGGACTTTGACAAACCTCctctcttgagctagcttttggggttgagttaggttcaagttccaatcttaacagaGTCGATCTCATCAGcatatatattgatttgagATATGATAGAATGATACTAATTAATCGTCGGTCGGAACACCGAGATCTAACTATTGCACTGGATTAAGGACTATCATTTATACTCCAAACACGATTGTTATAATATATACTTTTTCGACCACTTTATGACAGATCGATTTATGAGGTTCTTCTTTAGAAATGAATTGATACGAAAGGAGATATAGAAAAAACCTCTAAAATCTCGACACTAGTCAGACTAGTGAATTAATTAAGATGGAAGTGGCGTTCTTTGGGGCTCGTCAGTCTCTGTAATCCACATGTGAAAAGAGAAACAGAAACTTCGAATCTTTGGGGTAATAGGGAAACAGATTGCTTCTAAATATTTTACCACGTGACTCAAAAGCAGAATGGAACACTTTTGCTTCTCTCATATCAGACCCAACCccttttcttcatttctttagAAATAGAtaatagttttaaaattaagttaataatgttaaaatagaGTTAAtggttttaaattaattttaagatttatttgattatttgataaatgtataaataaaaagattaatattagaattattttaataaataattaaaatttatattttattatttgaaagaaatgtagagaatattttatttttttaaattattattaataatatttaaatttaatatagagttaaataatttgtgaaataatataactgttaaaaatataataatagggaatattttaagaatatttttttagagtTGACTTTAGAATTGATGAATTGGATAAGTTTTATATTTGGTACAAAATTGTgttattttgaagttaaaatTACACTAAAATAATGCACGGATTGGAGATAACCTAAGTAACATAacctaattaaaaaaatggggCTAGTCTtctcttaattattttttatgaagcCCTTTATTAAGGCCATTAAAATAAAGCTAAGTCCGTATAGGGCCAAGCCTATAACATctccaaaaatatataaataagtttaagttctatgattctAAATATAATTTGCATTCTCTTTGGGTATTCGATGACTTGAGTATCAAAGTGTTTTCATCGAGTGACCTcgatagttttgatatttgtttATGATGCAAATAACGATCCACCATGGTAGTTCTTTGGATTTGTTGGAACGACCATTCATTAAGATCAAGACAACATAAACGATATATGAAACACACACTATCATGAAATGAGTGATGCTGTTTAATTTTGTCTTATAATATTGACCTTaccataataaaattttgtgtttCGATTCCAGTGAAACATATGACGTTGAAGAGATGCTAGTACAAGGGTAATTAATTCACTTTACATCTAACAATCTAATTGTCACATTCCACAACTGAGTATTGACATCAACGTTGTTCTCAATTATGCACTCGAAAACAACAATTGTCagaaatacaaaattttaaaaattagtatATTCATTCACAATATCAAAATACATTGTATTATATAACTTTGAATGTTGTTTTTCAGTTGTGAAAATGTAAAACaaagtatataatataaattatgaagTGTCTAATAAACACATTGgattaacataataaaatattaactatAAAATTATTCGGGTCTCCTTCACCAGTCTCATAACTAGGCTTATTCATCTTCTTTGATCTCTACTTTATTCTTATCTGAGAGGGGTTTTGAGTAGGTAGGTGTTATTGTTGTCATTCAGTAAATGAGAACATCATCTcagcatttaaatcattttcacGAAATATCCAAGATAACAGTAATACGGACTAGTGCATTGACGCACGCGTTGTGtgcttgtacaatattttttttacaattcatttggtttatatttaaatggatATCAAagtgtaattaaaaaaaataatgagggACTACActgcaattttgatatatgaattaaaaaataaatagaaaaaaggaaaaaaatgccTAAATAGGAATTGAACCTACAACTTAAAGTTGAGGGAACAAAGACTTTATCCACTAAGCTACATGTAACttgcattaaatttttaatactttattaatctatatatataagtattaaAACATACCATGACACCGAAAGTTAGTTATTAtaagtgtctcaaacttaataatatagtatagatattgGTGATACCTCCGGGATGCCCGGGTCATGGGTATTGGATGATCTCGGGTCATGGATTATGTTATGAGAAGTATTGGGCCAATCCGATAATAGGCGGACAAATAAATGCCCGAGACATCATCCCCCAGGTTACTAGAAGCTCGGGCTTCCAGACGAGTTCCCGGGTGATGGTTCTCTACCCATGTTATCTCAATAATAGCACCCCACTCGAGTGCACAAGTATGAGATACCTTACTTTGTAATCATTAGTATCAGAATCGCATGGATTTGACAAGACGAAAGGGACAGTTTGGCGTGTCAGAAAAACAGATATGAGCAACCATCTTGCCATAATTAGTAATTGGGCACTGAATATCAGGTTTGTTTAAACATTAAGGCATTCATTCACATATATATCTCTCACGTCATTTATTCTCTAGAATATACACCATTTATACAGCATTTCTCTTAGCTACATGGTTTTTTCCTCATTCACCTGCTGACTTTAGCATCGAAGTGGTCACGTCGGACATCCTTCTGGCGCCTCATCATTTTCATAATCTGACCCTGTGAAATTGCCCATGCATATCATACTCATTTTTACCCGGTCGCATCAGATATATATACAGAATATTCTTAATTTAAGGaataaacatgcataaaaaattatgtattgaacAGATTATGAATTTAATGactaactgatatcagtctattatattttaattatttaaagggCAACGCATGAATCATGAATAACAAGAATCAATATGTTCCGAATATATATATTCTCACCATTTGTTCATAAACATCAGTGATTCAAATATATAGATTTCACTAATCAGATTTTAAATCCATAACATTGGTCGGTTTTAAATCATAATACAAAAGTTGAAACAGCAAACTCACTTACAATAATATGCTTAACAAAGTTTCTGTTagtatttaaaaattgtttgtttTCTCTAAAGAATTGCTGCTCAAAAACTAGGCTGCTCCTTGCTCGAAATTTTTAGAGTGATTTGATCAAAAACTTGTCTAACAATGATTCAAAAATTCGAGTGTTACTTACAGGGCAAAATATGACTATCAATCTCCCATTTATCTGTCATGATCTGTCATAACTTCGAATTAATTTTCCAGTAATAAAATTTGAATGACTGCTGACTGTTAGAATGGTCTACTTAAAATCAATTGTTGCTGCTGAAAATTAGCCACTAAAAAATGGTATGTATTTCTTCGTGCTTAAATTTATAGCTATGCTGAAATCGCTAGCTTTGCTGTAATTCGATATGTTGAAATCTGAGTCCACACACCACTTTTAATTTGGCAATGTAAcatctatatatttttatgaaccCCCACATGTCCTGATCGATTTTATACCCTTAGATATAGTTTGGTACATGAGATAAAAGAGGGATTAATAAATAATCCTTCTTATCCCATGTTTGGTACCTTTTAAAAAAGCCCGTGATAATATCATGAGcccttgataaataattttttagaaggATAAAATGTCTCTTCTATtaggtgtgataattttaatgtAATGATAAAATACActacaaatgacttaattaccctcaatttataaatgatttttataaatctatgCTAGTaggtagaaattaaaatcaaataaatatttttatttatttttatatattatataatatgataattatataaatgaattcgagataattatataaataatttttataaatctcaataaaattattagtatcactcgattaaccttaaaattgatatttgacttgactcacaaaattaagggctcaattatcatatcatataatatataaaattaggtaaaaataatatcatacaAGCACTATTGGCGCATGAACAGATaaaaaatatgaactcaagcaagaactttgaaattataaaatttattattacaaggttaattttgtcattacaatcaaatatataaatttaatcactcttattaaaatcataccaaacattaattataatatcttacatcttatttatccttatattatatatcacatgtttatcctatcatgcgtaccaaactatgccttaGTTTATGCTAACATGAACTCAACCGTTTATACATATGAAGTAAACTGTAAATTTCAATCAATTTTTGAAACATTCCTTTCACTTGTCACTATGGTGAATCCATTTTATGCGTGTATATTGTTTGTAGGCAAAatcttgtgtgagacggtctcataggtcgtatttgtgagacggatctcttatttgggtcatccatgaaaaagtattactttttatgctaagagtattactttttattgtgaatatggatagggttgacccgtctcacacaTTAAGAtccatgagacggtctcacataagacCCATTCTTGTTTGTATatgtaaaacaaaacaaaaaacgaAATTCATTACGAAAATAAAGAATTACAAATCCGGAAAAGAGATCTGGCCCGACAAATGTTCTTTCACGAAATCTATTTACATAAAATCCTACTCttgcaataaaaaatatatatatatataatccagTTGCTCTTGCCAATGAATTTACCATCGAAGCTTCGCTGGAAAATACTGCAATAAATATGgggatttgaattaaattataaCCTCAAGGAGAGAATAAAAATCAAagttcataattataatttaatttccaaaaaaatttcgTTTACCTTCTCAATGAGGGAGAGGTAGTATGGTTTCACTTTTTCGACATCAACTCGAACTTTGCTCTTACTGTACAAGTCATACTTGCTgcaattttatcaaataaatattgaaaaaaaaatccaattacACCAACTTATatatctaataataataatagaccGAGTCTTCTGTGAGAAAATCTcacatatataataatagagtgagtctcatgtgagatgaTCTAAATCCGACAGACAGGTTGATCCAgtccatatttacaaaaaaaaaattttaaaaatatttgtatggATCGAGTCGAGTTGAAaattcgtttcacaaaattgacatataaGACGGTTTGATAGGAGCTTTTGTATAATAACAACTAAAAATAACACttttattttcccaaaaaaaaaaacttacttaAAAATATGTAGCCATTTTAGGTTCTCTTTATCCTCCTCATTCATCAAGTGTGTGTATGCTCCAGCTCTGTGCAAGGCTGCAACCATCCATGCCAATAAATCAAATTAGAAACCaacacattttaaatttttattgtcGTTACATAAAAAGAAAGATGCAGTAATTATTACGATAAAATGAATGGTATCGGATGACGAACAATGCAGCCGAAGGTAGAGTGGTTCCATTTTCCTTAGCCacctaaaaaatataaaataaaaataaaatcatattacgcgaaattataaatttgtacGATGATTTCATAAATTTTCCGACCGCAATTACCAAATACATATAATCGTCGTGCCCAAACGACATCAAGACGTTCTCTAATCCGCAACCCTCTTCGTAAATTCCATTTTTAGTGTTGTAAGAAGGGTTCTCAAGGTCAGGATTAGTCTTGAAATACTgcatcaaatcaaatcaaatcgagttaattaactaataaaagTAGAATCCAAAAATTGATTCAACTATAATTTATGCAATGTTTTGTTCATGCATGCGTCACTCAttcaacaatgatatatgaatGAGTGGTCATGATTCATCACTCAACACAAATGTCACGTACAGAATGAATGAGGGTATTATCTATATAAGTGACATCTAACAAGCCATTTAGGCGGATCGTAGAGAATCGGGTCGAAATTAGACAAGACCCACGCAATGTACCTTATGATGTACAATGGATTCATCAAAGGAACAGCCAAGAGGGAATGTGTCACCAACAACAGCCCATTGAGGCAGCGGTCCAAATCTAGGAAGAAGCAGCACTTTTCCAAGATCTGAAAAATGTGTTGGTCACAACCATTCAAATTCTATATTCATAGAAGTTAGTCATACATGCTTATAGATTGATTACCATAAATGAGGGCGGTCAAGTGCAACCAGTCGTCGTCCGGGTAATCTTTCCTGATCGCCTCGGCAGTTTGCAGCAGATGCTCGATTTGGGGCTCGTCCAAATCGGGATCGCTATCGTCCACCACGTCGTTAAGAAGCTCACAACATTCCCATATGCTCATCTCTAGTTTGTCAAGTTTCCTATATTcttctctcattttcttcacCTGCATTTNAATATTAATTTCgggtttttttaaattcatttctcttgtgagacgatctgacgaatctttatctgtgggacgggtcaaccctatcgatattcacaataaaaagtaatactcttaacctAAATAGTAaaactttttcatggatggcccaaataagagatacgtctcacaaaatacgatccgtgagatcgtctcacacaagtttttgtccacAAAAATATAGGAGATACGAATGCAAAATTTACTTTTcttttcacaatttttttcccaaatatattttaaaaattaaagaatagTTGATGCACACAAGTGGCTCAATGGCCCACGTTATTATGAAACAGAATATACGAATTGTTCTATAATTATGATCGTATCATCAAAAACTTATCCATCATCCAGGTCCCACCTAATCTCCTTGTATATATATCGCGtgcatatatattaaaaaaattatttttaaatactttttaaataataaatttttatgttgggattatttaatttaaaattttaaaatatagataaaaaaaaataaaagatattttattGAGATATAGTAGATAGATAAGatgtaaatttattaaaataaatttttatgtcaTAAATGatgtgattatttaatttaaaattttaaaatatagataaagataaaataattttttattaagataGAGTAGATAGATAAGatgtaaatttattaaaataagtttaataatttattttattaaacaaaaaatgagatattttgtaatttgagaaaactaatattttttgtttataaaaaaacaaaccataaaataaaaattaattattttaagtgtCTCgaacttaataaaaaaaattatcctaTAAATATATTCTCGACACTAGATGATAGACACAGATAATATACCcccaaatttgaaaagaatttttATGAACCCAACTCCAAATAGATACAGTCTGATTTGTGAGTTTATTCAACAccttttttcttaaataattttaaaaaaataaaaaaaaatacgaatTATTTAGAACATTAAATTTGGATCGAGcataaaaacaaagaaaacgaCCTGAACGAATTGCCAAAAGAGTTGATGTCGGGTGCTTCGAATTCCAATTTCGGCATCACAAACCCTCCATCCAACACGAGATCATTCATATCATCACATCGGACTTTCTCATCGTCGGCGTCGAAATCTATTATCagaattcaaaacaaaaaaataaattaacgaCCGAATCACACGTCCATCGTCGAAAAAGTGAAATAAATGTTCTTATAAAATGTGTACCAAGGGGAGGATGCTCGATTAGAATCGTCATCGTCTCAAAGAGATAGAGTCCAACCAGCGAAAATCGACAAATATGAGGAtactatatgtatatgtatatatagttGGTTGATGCAAAAGGGTGGGTGGGTGTAGGTTTCGGAGAAAAATAGGGATATTTATAGTGGGATAAAAAACTGTCCTTGATTGACAATTTTAAGGTTTCAAGTCCTCAACTCGAATATCAGAGAAAGTTAGTCTGATATATATAGGTATCCCCCGAAAGGTATGACGTCACATTTGACCAACCTAACAGGCTACGCGTGTGGACCACAGATGGCGTGGAACGTCGGAAATGTGGCTCACGCGCTAGTTTATGCGTGGGGGATAATCGGGGTGAGTCAGACTAACGTGTACTTGATTGTTATCTTTATCGAAATTATAGCGTGCcgtgatttatatttaaaataaaaataataaatatatattgatgatgttgCCCTATTTTCATGTATATTTAAAGACAAAAAGTCAAGGtaacaatttatttaattaattatataaattaaaaccaAGTTGCAATTTTTTTCTAGAAAAAGCCAAACATTGTGTTAATTACTTTAGaatttgttataataattataaacacATAGTAAAATACTTAGACAAATAAGGAGTAGGCTCTTATGAAATgatatcacatatttatattcgtAAAACTGATCGATCAAGTTAATATCTGTActgaaatataattattaagtCGAGTCGGATTAAACATTCGTCTCTTCAATGATTTGTAAGATGGTGTTAGAGTTTTTTGTAAGATAATCTTTCAAAATCGTTTCCGTTTTTCAATAATCTCGAAGTCCTTTTGAAAAGATGAGAATCtttcacatttttaattaatgttGTGCATCGAGACAAGTAACTAATTGTAAATTATTGACGATGTTGCAAGAAGGTTACTGAAAATATCCTGAAATGCTTTCTTTGAAACTTTCAAGTTCTTGGGAGACGAAAACTTCACGGGAATCACTTCAATTCTGTTGCGattaaagataatattattttattatgattatgatgacaattttttttttttatgcacgtatTGGAGTGAGAATCCAGCTGCATCGTGAGTTTTTCAAGTtgattagaaaaatattttatctgtaTTTGAGTTGAATTTGAACATATTAGGATTTTTTTCAAGCCTAATTCGAgcctaaattattttgtttggtTGTTCACGAGGCACTCgcgatatttaatattttattaataaaatatgattatgtgttatataaataaatatcgaGGCTTTCGAAGACTTATTTTCAAGTAATAGTTTGCAaacatgttcgaatctttcaAGTCGAACTCGAATTTTAATTCGAACTGAATTCgagcaaaaaaaatcaagatttttgaatttcaaatcaagCTCGAACTCGAGTAGAATTCATTCGAACCGAATTCGTGTTGGTCTCACGTGcgttaatttaaaataataaatatgaaaataaagaataaattggataccgagatttacgtggaaaaattataaaattattagagtAAAAATCAtgagaagataaaaaaaaattccactataatatcttatggtgtacaactcactcacagTGTTTCCAATTCCAAAGAGttcacacactctcttaatacaggagaacaaaacacctcacaaatattatagaacaaAGCACTCAgatgctataagatgagagaaaactcgatgAAGGGATGGATTGAACGAGG comes from Primulina huaijiensis isolate GDHJ02 chromosome 17, ASM1229523v2, whole genome shotgun sequence and encodes:
- the LOC140963118 gene encoding inositol oxygenase 2-like, translated to MQVKKMREEYRKLDKLEMSIWECCELLNDVVDDSDPDLDEPQIEHLLQTAEAIRKDYPDDDWLHLTALIYDLGKVLLLPRFGPLPQWAVVGDTFPLGCSFDESIVHHKYFKTNPDLENPSYNTKNGIYEEGCGLENVLMSFGHDDYMYLVAKENGTTLPSAALFVIRYHSFYPLHRAGAYTHLMNEEDKENLKWLHIFNKYDLYSKSKVRVDVEKVKPYYLSLIEKYFPAKLRW